In the Patescibacteria group bacterium genome, TCTTCTCTATTTTTTATAAATTTAGCTGGAACACCAGCGTAAACAGAATTTTTTTTAACATTTTTATTGACTACTGCCCCAGCGCCAATGATTGCTCCACTCCCTATTTTAACTCCGTCCAAAATCTTGACATTTGCCCCCAGCCAAACATTGTCTTCAATGAGAATTCCCTTTTTTGTTATCCCTTGTCTCGATATTTTTTTACTTAGATCGCCATATAAATGATTAGCTGGAATTATAATTGTCTGAACCGCTATCCTTACAAAATCACCAATAACGACTCCGCCATGTCCATACACTACACAAAAAGGATTAACGGATGAATTCTCACCTATCTTTATATCACCTCCATAACAAAGTAAATTAACTAAATCGTGTAATTCAGAATTATCTCCGATGTTAATCATCCCACCTTTAGAGGTATCTAATTTAATACTTTTACCAAAATAAACATTTTTACCAATAATAATATTACTATTAAATAAGAATTTAAGGCTTCTTGCTTTACTTAAAATTTTATTAAAAAAACTATCATTCATGATTTTATATTTCCCATTTATGATCAACTAAAACACCCTTGTTTTTATATCCGCTAGGAAACTGGCATTCTCCAGAGTAAAAATTACCACTTTTAACATCAAAAACAATGGCATATTTTACCCAATCTTCAACTTCTTTATTTACTTCGAAAAACAAATCAATGACATATTCTCCTTCAGGTAGTGGCAGCCTCTCTATTTTGCAAACTAATTTTCCTTTTGGTTCTATGGATTTACCCTTTATCTCACTATGAACCTCCGTTAAACAAGCAAACAAATAATCGCCATTCTGGTTGTTAAATTTAATGCCGACTCTATAATTATTTAAAGTATTTTTTAAGTTTGAATTATAATTAATTTCAATTTCTAATTCTTCCCCTGTAACGACTTGATTACCTTTGTTTAATTTTATCCCAGCAAAAAATATATTATTTTTTCCTTTTCTATCACTTCTTTCAAGGAGGCCTATTTTAGATATTGATTTATTGTTTTTTAAATATCTTTCTACTGTCTCATTAGTATCCCCAATATAGGAAACCTCCCCATTTGAAAGCAAAAGACTTTTATTACAAAGTTTTTTTATTGAAGACATGTCATGACTTACAAAAATAACAGTCTTACCATTTCCTTTTGTTATTTTATCAATTTTATTTAAAGACTTTTTTTGAAAATCTACATCACCCACCGCTAAAACTTCGTCAATTAACAAAACGTCTGAATCAAGGTGTGCTGCTATAGAGAAAGCCAATCTAACAGACATCCCTGAGGAGTAGTATTTAATTGGAGTATCTAAAAATTTCTCAATTCCAGAAAAGTCAACGATTTCATCTAATTTTTTATAAACGTCTTTCTTGGTCATTCCCAATAAAATAGCATTTATAAAAATATTTTCTCTCCCGGTTAGCTCGGGATGGAACCCAGTGCCAACCTCTAGCATAGAGGAAATTCTCCCCTTTATTGAAATATTACCAGATGTTGGCATAGTGATTCTTGATAAAATTTTTAAAAG is a window encoding:
- a CDS encoding acyltransferase, whose translation is MNDSFFNKILSKARSLKFLFNSNIIIGKNVYFGKSIKLDTSKGGMINIGDNSELHDLVNLLCYGGDIKIGENSSVNPFCVVYGHGGVVIGDFVRIAVQTIIIPANHLYGDLSKKISRQGITKKGILIEDNVWLGANVKILDGVKIGSGAIIGAGAVVNKNVKKNSVYAGVPAKFIKNREDEKK
- a CDS encoding ABC transporter ATP-binding protein; this translates as MKVIDVNNLSKIYYQVLAESSYLSLRDKFSKMVLSPKDFLSEKRKKNFIALNNINFHVNAGEVLGVIGPNGAGKSTLLKILSRITMPTSGNISIKGRISSMLEVGTGFHPELTGRENIFINAILLGMTKKDVYKKLDEIVDFSGIEKFLDTPIKYYSSGMSVRLAFSIAAHLDSDVLLIDEVLAVGDVDFQKKSLNKIDKITKGNGKTVIFVSHDMSSIKKLCNKSLLLSNGEVSYIGDTNETVERYLKNNKSISKIGLLERSDRKGKNNIFFAGIKLNKGNQVVTGEELEIEINYNSNLKNTLNNYRVGIKFNNQNGDYLFACLTEVHSEIKGKSIEPKGKLVCKIERLPLPEGEYVIDLFFEVNKEVEDWVKYAIVFDVKSGNFYSGECQFPSGYKNKGVLVDHKWEI